The Bacteroides fragilis NCTC 9343 genome includes the window GCGGAACGTTTTCAATTGCTCTTCCATTTTGCATAGCGCCTCGTAATGTTCATCTTCAGAGTCGGTACACTTTACATACGCAATAGTATCCGGAGAACAAAAGCGAGCCAATGTATCTATATGGCTATCCGTATCATCTCCCGATAAGTATCCATGATCGAGCCATAAAACCCGTTGTAAATGGAATACTCTGCAAAGATATTCTTCTATATCAACACGATTCATCGGCGAATTACGATGTGGAGACAATAAACATTCGGAAGTTGTGAGCAAAGTACCGGCTCCGTCACTTTCGATGGAACCACCTTCGAGTACAAAATTCAGACAATCTTTATATTGCCCTTTCAGTGCACCGACTTCTACTGCCCGGCGAGTTATCTGATTATCTAAACGAGCCTCAAACTTTTCTCCCCAACCATTAAAAGTAAAATCCAGCAAACTTGCTCCACCTGTATCCATCAAAGTAATTGCTCCATGATCGCGCGCCCAAGTATCATTCGTGTCGCACTTCAGGAAACGTACATTATCCATATTCACCGTACCAATGATCTGCTTACGCACCTCCTCAGGATAGGGGGTGACAATAAGCAAAAGTTCACGTTTCGCAATCTCACGGGCTATATTTATAAAACATTCCTGAACTTCAGCCAACATATATGCCCAGTCTGTCCCGGCATGCGGCCAAGTTAGTTGTATACCACTTTGCAGAAACCACTCTGCAGGCAAGAAGGGGGCTAACATCTCTACTTGATCATTAACAGTTAAACCAAAGTTCAATTGCAAATCTTTCTCTGTGCCTCCTGAAGTAGGAAGACC containing:
- a CDS encoding agmatine deiminase family protein; protein product: MGIMVGLPTSGGTEKDLQLNFGLTVNDQVEMLAPFLPAEWFLQSGIQLTWPHAGTDWAYMLAEVQECFINIAREIAKRELLLIVTPYPEEVRKQIIGTVNMDNVRFLKCDTNDTWARDHGAITLMDTGGASLLDFTFNGWGEKFEARLDNQITRRAVEVGALKGQYKDCLNFVLEGGSIESDGAGTLLTTSECLLSPHRNSPMNRVDIEEYLCRVFHLQRVLWLDHGYLSGDDTDSHIDTLARFCSPDTIAYVKCTDSEDEHYEALCKMEEQLKTFRTTSGAPYRLLALPMADKIEVEGERLPATYANFLIMNDVVLYPTYNQPENDKLAKEVLCEAFPTYEVVGIDCRALIKQHGSLHCVTMQYPTGVIK